Part of the Bifidobacterium sp. ESL0775 genome is shown below.
CGCGTTATCGCTTGCGATGGGTGGCTTGGCTTCCGGATCCAGGTTCTGGACCGCGACTTGGGCGGTGGTTGCGTTTGTTGATTGGCTTGATGAGGGGGCTGATGGCAAAGATTGATTTCGAGGGCTCTTCGCCGCCGAAGATTGGCTGATTGGTTCGGCTTTGGTTTCGTGATGACGCAGGCGGGCGACCATGTTTCGGGCCCAACGCGTCAGCCAGCGGGGCAGCAGGCGCTGGCCGCGGGCGAACCGGACCAGTTCGATGATGATAGCCAGGTAGATCGCGAAGGTTTCGATGAACAGGACGGCGTTGCCCAACGAAAACGTGGTGAACGTGGCCGCGCCGGGATTGTAATAGTACTGCCAGTAAATCGGCCCGAGCGCGGTGCACAGTGACAGCCACAGACACGCCGCCACCGCCAGGGCCCAGCACGGCACGCTGGATAGTTTGCCAAAGCGGGTGGGGGATGTGGCGATATCGTTGGAAGTAGTTGTATTACGTTTGGTTTCGGTGGTGATTATATTGTCATCCGCCGCCGAAGACGAGACGCGTTGCTCCATATTATTATTGTCAATTTCCGCATCCGGGCGTGCTTCGCCGTCGCCGGATTGGCGGCCGCCGGCGCTCGTGGGATGGGAATTGCTCATAGTGGCATTCTACCGTTGGACGTCAACCGCATGGGATGTTGAAGCGCCGTGAGACCGTCTTTGTATGAAACCACAAAGTGCATCGTGGCTTGATGGCATAAGCTGAACGGTATGACTAATACCAATGATTCCGCGATTTCCCGGCGCGAGACGGCCATCGCTCGGGACTATGCTGATTTCGCGCGGCAGACGGGGGCGACGAAGCCCGAGTTGCCGCGGACCTGGAAGGCAGCCGATGATTTGATTGCGCTCGCGGCCGTTGATTCCACCAACATCCTCGCCCGGACCATGATGGCGAACGGCGAATTGCCGGTGGTTGGCGAGGACGGGCACGCCCGCATGGCCGTGATTTGCGCGGACGCGCAGACGGCGGGACACGGCAGGCTCGGACGGCAGTGGAGCGCGCAGGCCGGAGGTGCCTCGTTCCTGGTCACCTACGCCACGGCGCTGCCCGAGCGACTGGTGGTCGACCCGGCGCGCAACGGGTGGTTCACCATCGCGGCCGGGCTCGCCTCACTGGACGCGCTCAACGGCGCGCTGGCCGAATGTGGCGCGAAACCGCTCGATTCGAGCCACGGTTTGCAGCTCAAATGGCCCAACGACATCTTCTATGATGGCCACAAGCTCGGCGGCATCCTAGCGGAGCTGGTTGAGTTGCCGGATACGGCGAACAGCATGATGGTGCCTTGGGATGTTTCAGCAAAGAGTCCTGCGGATTCGCACGATGAGCGTCTTGGAAATGAACCCAGAAACGCCCGTGGTGTGCACGCGAAAGTGATCATGGATGGACGAGGAATCGCAACGAACGAGTGTCGGGTGGAGGGTGAGGAAACGGTTGCCAATGTGCAAAAGATTACTGGTCCCACGAGCGAGCGTGCCGTCGGCGTGATGTTCGGCATCGGGATGAATCTCGACATCGCGCGCGAGGCGCTGCCCACCCCGGTTTCCACGTCGCTGCAGCTGCTCTATGCGCCGTTGCCCGACTCGCCGACGTTGCGCGACATGGTGGCCGCGCGCCTGGCCGAATCCTTGCGCTCGCGTTTGGCGAGGCTAGCTGCCGGCACGCAGGAGGCCTTCGACGACCTGCTCGCCGAGACCCGTCCGGTCTGCTGGACGCTCGGCCGCCAGGTAGAGGCGAAGTTCACCGATGGCTTGACGCTACGCGGCAAGGCGCTCTCCCTGAACCCCGACGCCTCGCTGGTCATCGAGGACAGTCGCGGCGTGTGTCGCACCGTCCACACCGCCGATGTCGGCGTGCTGGCCTGATGGAATCGCAACACTGAGTGGAGAAATCCGGCGATGGCAGTGCCGCCGCCGGATTACCTGCCAAGCCGCTTCTGGTTTGTCATTAGAAGCAGCTTGGTGCTGGCGCTACTTCATCTTCCAGAATGCCAACAGCAGGCATCCTATGAGGATCGTCGTGGCCCACGGGGGACTTACCTTGGGCACAATCGTGACCAGTACTGTGGCCACGAGCCAGCAGAGCCCGGCGTTCCCGGGCTTGTTTCCATTATGAGGTGCCATCACTGGCTCCTATCTACTGAACGTCAGCCGGCCTTTTGGTCCCGGCCGGTCGCCCGCACGTTTCCGGTTCCCCGTCTCAATGGATTGCCGTGCCGCGTGCGTGCGGCTTTCCTAACGTCGCATACCGAGATTTCAGAAGTCAAGCCAAAACGTCAAGACTCATGAAAATTCAAGATTTCTTGATATGACTTGTGGTCTTCGGCCGGAATGTGATACCCTCATTGTGCTGGTTGGAATCGTCTCAACTCGAGGCATATCCGGGTCTTGGTGAGCTTTCGCCTCGTGGGTTCCGCCGGTAGGGCGTTTTTCCATTTCGTCCTTCTTTTGAACTGTTCGTGTGGGCTGTCGGCTTTGGCTGGCGGCCCACACGGGTTTTCGGCGTCGTTGCCGGGGTGCCTTCGCTGGCTTGGCTGGTGTGAGGACCGCGCTGTCAATGAGGATGTAGGGATACCGGCCTAATTGTCCGCCTAGACTGTCGGCTTTGATAGATGGCTTTGGTTACGGCTCACACGTGTTTTCGGCGTCCTCGCCGGGATGTCTTTGTTGTCTTGGCTGGTTGGGCCTCGTTGTTTTGTTCTTTTAGCTATAACCTCTATAGGTCTGGTCGATAACCCCAAAAGGGTTTCGGGCCATGGTATCGTGCTTTCGTGCTTTTGGTGCTTTTTTATCTTTGTTTAAGTTTGTTTATCTTTTCGCCGTGGAACGAATTGAACGAATTTGTGCAAACCTACAAAAGCGGGCGGGCGATTTTGTGGTTTTGCGTGATTTCATCGGTAGGGGATAGGCGATAGGTTGGATAGCATGGTCAAAAATGTCAATAAACTGCTGGTGGCGAACCGCGGCGAAATCGCGCTTCGCGTTATCCGCACGGCCCACGAGATGGGGATTCCGACCGTGGCGATTTACGCCGAGCAGGACAGAGATGCACAATATGTGGAGATGGCCGACGAAGCCTATCTGCTGCATGGGGATTCCTACCGGGCCTATATGGACGAGGACCTGATCATCGACGTGCTACACCGCAGCGGCGCCGACGCCGTCCACCCTGGCTATGGCTATCTTTCCGAAATCGCCTCGTTCGCCGACAAGGTCATCAAGGCCGGCGCCACCTGGATCGGCCCGAGCCCGACGGCTTTGACCGACCTCGGCGACAAGATCACCGCACGCCGCGTGGCCAAGCGCGCGCACGTCCCGCCGGTGCCGGGGCTTTCCGAGCCCGTCAGCAACATGCGTGAGCTCCTGACCTTCGCCCAGATCAACGGCTATCCCGTGATGATGAAGCGCACCGACGGCGGTGGCGGCAAGGGCATCACGCTCGTGCATAACGACGACGAGCTGCGCAGCTTCTATATGAATCACGACGCGCTCGAAGGCGGCGACCTCAACGAATACTTCGTTGAGCTGTTCATTGACAAGGCCCGTCACGTCGAGACGCAGTCCGGCCGCGATTCGCACGGCAACTTCACCGTCTACTCCACGCGCGATTGCACCGTGCAGCGCCGCAACCAGAAGCTCATCGAGGAGGCCCCGGCCCCGTTCCTCAACGACGACGAGAAGGAACAGCTCGAGCGCTACTCCCGCAGCCTGTTCAGCGCTGTCGATTACGTCGGCCTGGGGACCTGCGAATTTATGGTCACCGAGCAGCACAAGGTCTACTTCCTCGAGGTCAACCCGCGTCTGCAGGTGGAGCACACGGTTTCCGAGCAGGTCTCCGGCCTCGATTTGGTACGCGAGCAGATCAACATTGCCAACGGCGAGGAGCTCACCCAAGCCCCCGAAAGCCACGGCCACGCCTTCGAGCTTCGTATTACAAGCGAGGACCCCGACAAGAACCTCACCCCGAGCGGCGGCACGCTGACGCGCCTGGATTGGCCCAGCGGCCCCGGCATCCGCATCGATTCCGGCGTGAAGGTCGGCGACGTGGTCTCCCCGAAATTCGATTCGATGATGGGCAAGCTCGTCGTCACCGCTCAGGACCGGCCTACCGCCGTCGCCCGCGTGCGCCGTGCGCTGAAGGAATTCAACCTTGAGGGTGTGCCCACGCCGAAGTCGCTTTTCGAAACGATCTTCAACGATCCGGAATTCACCGCTGAGGACCATCCATTCTCCGTCTATACCAAGTGGCTCGAGCGCAAGTACCTGAACCGCAAGCCCGACACCGCCGGCAGCGGCCAGCCCGCCTCGCTTTCGGGTGGCGAGGAGAAACCCAAGAAGCAGGAGACCGATTCCTTCGTCATCGAGGTCGACAACAAGCGCGTCAAGCTCACCGTTCCGCGCGACATCGTCGACAACCTCACCGGTTCGGCACGTGCCCGCGGAACCCGGCGCCCAACCCAGCCGTTGCGTGGTTCCTCGACGGGCGCTGTCGAAGAGCGCGCGAAGGTCAACGACGGCAAGTCCGGCGTCATCGACTCGCCGATGCAGGCCATCGTCACCCGCGTCAACGTCGCCGAGGGGCAGAGCGTCAACAAGGGCGACCTGCTGGCCGTGCTCGAGAGCATGAAGATGGAGAACTACGTCTACGCGCCCGTCAACGGCACCGTGCAGAAGATCTTCGTCGGCCCGTCCGATTCCGTGGATGCCGGCACCACATTGATGAAGATCGATGTGGATGGCGCCGCCAACCGTGAGAAGTCCGGTGCCAATGATGCGGCTGCGGATGGTAATGATAGCGACGTGGATAGTGATAAGGGCAAATCCGCCGGTAAGCCTGCTGGCGATACCACTACCAATACCGACACCACTGACGATTCCGCCGCACCCACAACGTCAGCTGACGACACGAAGGAAGGCGAGCGCTGATGACCGACATCATGACCACCACGGCCGTCGAAAAGGCCATGGCCAGCAGCCAGCCCCTCGACCAGCAGCCCATCCGCGCGTCCGTCGCCCGGGCCGCCGAGCTCGCGCGTGACGCCGAAAACCACGCCCACGCCCGCCAAAGCGCCAAAGGCAAGTTCACCGCCCGCGAGCGCCTCGATCTGCTCTTCGACACCGGCACCTTCCAGGAGATCGGCCGCTTCTCCGGCGGCAACATCAACGAGGGCATCGCCGGCTCGGCCGTCATCACCGGTTTTGGCGACGTCTACGGCCGTAAGGTCGCCGTCTACGCGCAGGACTTCTCCGTGCGCGGCGGCACGCTCGGCCACGCCGAAGGCGAGAAGATCTGCCACCTGATGGACATGGCGCTCGACCTCAAAATCCCGGTCGTCGCCCTGATCGATTCCGGCGGCGCCCGCATTCAGGAAGGCGTGGAAGCGCTTACTCAATACGGCCACATCTTCCGCAAAACCTGCGAGGCGAGCGGCTTCGTCCCGCAGCTTTCGCTGATTCTCGGCCCTTGCGCGGGCGGCGCTGTCTATTGCCCGGCGTTGACGGACCTCATCATCATGACCCGCCAGAATTCCAACATGTTCGTCACCGGCCCCGACGTGGTCAAATCCGTCACCGGCGAGACGATTTCCATGGAGGACCTCGGCGGTGGCAAGGTGCACAACACCATTTCCGGCGTCGCGCACTACCTCGGCGAGGACGAGGCCGACGCGATCGATTACGCGCGCACGGTGCTCGCCTATCTGCCTTCCAGCTCGGAGTCGCAACCCCCGGTCTACGCCTACGCGGCCACCCGCGCCGACCGCTCCACGGCCGAACGCCTGGGCACCATCGTCCCCGACAACGACCGCCAGCCCTACGACATCAACGAAGTCATCCGCTGTATCGTCGACTACGGCGAGTTCGTGCAGGTGCAGGCGCTCTACGCCAAGTGCGCCGTGGTCGGCTTCGCTTGCATCGAAGGCCATCCGGTCGGCATCGTGGCGAACCAGCCCAACGAGCAGGCCGGCATCCTCGACGTCGATTCCAGCGAGAAGATCGCCCGATTCGTCCGCCTGTGCGACGCGTTCAACCTTCCGGTGGTCACGCTGGTTGACACCCCCGGCTACAAGCCCGGCAGCGACCAAGAGCACGCGGGCATCATCCGCCGCGGCGCGAAGGTCATCTACGCCTACGCCAACGCGCAGGTGCCGATGGTCTCGGTTGTATTACGTAAGGCTTTCGGCGGCGCCTACATCGTCATGGGCTCCAAGGCGA
Proteins encoded:
- a CDS encoding biotin carboxylase N-terminal domain-containing protein — translated: MVKNVNKLLVANRGEIALRVIRTAHEMGIPTVAIYAEQDRDAQYVEMADEAYLLHGDSYRAYMDEDLIIDVLHRSGADAVHPGYGYLSEIASFADKVIKAGATWIGPSPTALTDLGDKITARRVAKRAHVPPVPGLSEPVSNMRELLTFAQINGYPVMMKRTDGGGGKGITLVHNDDELRSFYMNHDALEGGDLNEYFVELFIDKARHVETQSGRDSHGNFTVYSTRDCTVQRRNQKLIEEAPAPFLNDDEKEQLERYSRSLFSAVDYVGLGTCEFMVTEQHKVYFLEVNPRLQVEHTVSEQVSGLDLVREQINIANGEELTQAPESHGHAFELRITSEDPDKNLTPSGGTLTRLDWPSGPGIRIDSGVKVGDVVSPKFDSMMGKLVVTAQDRPTAVARVRRALKEFNLEGVPTPKSLFETIFNDPEFTAEDHPFSVYTKWLERKYLNRKPDTAGSGQPASLSGGEEKPKKQETDSFVIEVDNKRVKLTVPRDIVDNLTGSARARGTRRPTQPLRGSSTGAVEERAKVNDGKSGVIDSPMQAIVTRVNVAEGQSVNKGDLLAVLESMKMENYVYAPVNGTVQKIFVGPSDSVDAGTTLMKIDVDGAANREKSGANDAAADGNDSDVDSDKGKSAGKPAGDTTTNTDTTDDSAAPTTSADDTKEGER
- a CDS encoding biotin--acetyl-CoA-carboxylase ligase → MTNTNDSAISRRETAIARDYADFARQTGATKPELPRTWKAADDLIALAAVDSTNILARTMMANGELPVVGEDGHARMAVICADAQTAGHGRLGRQWSAQAGGASFLVTYATALPERLVVDPARNGWFTIAAGLASLDALNGALAECGAKPLDSSHGLQLKWPNDIFYDGHKLGGILAELVELPDTANSMMVPWDVSAKSPADSHDERLGNEPRNARGVHAKVIMDGRGIATNECRVEGEETVANVQKITGPTSERAVGVMFGIGMNLDIAREALPTPVSTSLQLLYAPLPDSPTLRDMVAARLAESLRSRLARLAAGTQEAFDDLLAETRPVCWTLGRQVEAKFTDGLTLRGKALSLNPDASLVIEDSRGVCRTVHTADVGVLA
- a CDS encoding acyl-CoA carboxylase subunit beta; translated protein: MTDIMTTTAVEKAMASSQPLDQQPIRASVARAAELARDAENHAHARQSAKGKFTARERLDLLFDTGTFQEIGRFSGGNINEGIAGSAVITGFGDVYGRKVAVYAQDFSVRGGTLGHAEGEKICHLMDMALDLKIPVVALIDSGGARIQEGVEALTQYGHIFRKTCEASGFVPQLSLILGPCAGGAVYCPALTDLIIMTRQNSNMFVTGPDVVKSVTGETISMEDLGGGKVHNTISGVAHYLGEDEADAIDYARTVLAYLPSSSESQPPVYAYAATRADRSTAERLGTIVPDNDRQPYDINEVIRCIVDYGEFVQVQALYAKCAVVGFACIEGHPVGIVANQPNEQAGILDVDSSEKIARFVRLCDAFNLPVVTLVDTPGYKPGSDQEHAGIIRRGAKVIYAYANAQVPMVSVVLRKAFGGAYIVMGSKAIGADVNYAWPSSQIAVLGAAGAVNIIHRKDLHKAKERRQDVEALRQQYIDQYESETLNANLSLETGQIDAMIDPEQTREAIAESLRLLRNKKRVRRTTKHHGNQPM